In Nocardia sputorum, a single genomic region encodes these proteins:
- the pta gene encoding phosphate acetyltransferase translates to MADNALSAVYIASPEGDTGKSTVALGVLQMLCATTARVGVFRPITRSTTEPDYILELLLEHSTADIDYAQAIGTTYEQVHADPDAAISEIVLRFHEVAKLCDAVVVVGSDYTDVASPSELRFNARIAVNLGAPVLLVVRGAGRTPEEVEQLAELCAAELAHEHAQLVAIVANRCDPQRLDEVAAALRGFEVPSWTLPEVPLLIAPTMAELCAAIGGEMYSGDPELLHREALRIMVGGMTAEHILERLEEGVVVIAPGDRSDVLLSVVNAHEAEGFPSLSGIIMNGGLLPHPAVARLMTGLKPKLPILTTELGTYDTAGAAYRTRGRMSAGNPRKVDTALALMEEHVDAVELLRRIDVPPSPVVTPQMFEYQLIERARADRKRIVLPEGDDDRILRAAGRVLQRKIADLVILGDETTVRARAAELGVDVSAAQVLDPRTSGYLDEFAAEYAELRKHKGMTLERARETVADISYFGTMMVYKGIADGMVSGAAHTTAHTIRPSLEIIKTVEGVSTVSSVFLMCLADRVLAYGDCAVVPDPTAQQLADIAISSAATAGRFGIEPRVAMLSYSTGESGSGADVDKVRVATKLARERAPELPVEGPIQYDAAIEPTVADAKLPDSEVAGRATVFVFPDLNTGNNTYKAVQRSAGAIAIGPVLQGLRKPVNDLSRGALVADIVNTVAITAIQAQES, encoded by the coding sequence ATGGCCGACAACGCTCTATCCGCCGTGTACATCGCCTCTCCCGAGGGCGACACCGGCAAGTCGACGGTGGCTCTCGGGGTATTGCAGATGCTGTGCGCGACGACCGCGCGGGTCGGGGTGTTCCGGCCGATCACGCGCTCGACCACCGAGCCCGACTACATCCTCGAACTGCTGCTCGAGCACAGCACGGCCGACATCGACTACGCGCAGGCCATCGGCACCACCTACGAGCAGGTGCACGCCGACCCGGACGCGGCCATCAGCGAGATAGTCCTGCGCTTCCACGAGGTCGCCAAGCTGTGTGACGCGGTGGTCGTGGTCGGCAGCGACTACACCGACGTGGCCAGCCCCAGCGAGCTGCGCTTCAACGCCAGGATCGCGGTCAACCTGGGCGCACCGGTGCTGCTGGTGGTCCGCGGCGCGGGACGCACCCCGGAGGAGGTCGAGCAGCTGGCCGAGCTGTGCGCGGCCGAGCTGGCCCACGAGCACGCGCAGCTGGTCGCCATCGTCGCCAATCGGTGCGACCCGCAGCGGCTGGACGAGGTCGCGGCGGCGCTGCGCGGCTTCGAGGTCCCCTCCTGGACGCTGCCCGAGGTGCCGCTGCTGATCGCGCCCACCATGGCCGAGCTGTGCGCCGCCATCGGCGGCGAAATGTACAGCGGCGACCCGGAATTGCTGCACCGCGAGGCGTTGCGGATCATGGTCGGCGGCATGACCGCCGAGCACATCCTGGAACGGCTGGAAGAGGGCGTCGTGGTGATCGCGCCGGGCGATCGGTCGGACGTGCTGCTCAGCGTCGTCAATGCGCACGAGGCGGAGGGCTTTCCGTCGCTGTCGGGCATCATCATGAACGGCGGCCTGCTGCCGCACCCCGCGGTGGCGCGGCTGATGACCGGCTTGAAGCCGAAGCTGCCGATCCTCACCACCGAGCTCGGCACCTACGACACCGCGGGCGCCGCTTACCGCACCCGCGGCCGCATGTCCGCGGGCAACCCGCGCAAGGTGGACACCGCCTTGGCGCTGATGGAAGAACACGTGGACGCCGTCGAGTTGTTGCGGCGCATCGACGTTCCGCCCAGCCCGGTGGTCACGCCGCAGATGTTCGAATATCAGCTCATCGAACGCGCGCGAGCCGATCGCAAGCGGATCGTGCTGCCGGAAGGCGACGACGACCGCATCTTGCGCGCGGCGGGACGGGTGCTACAGCGCAAGATCGCCGACCTGGTCATCCTGGGCGACGAGACGACGGTGCGGGCCAGGGCCGCCGAACTCGGGGTGGATGTCTCCGCCGCGCAGGTGCTCGACCCACGCACCTCCGGCTACCTGGACGAGTTCGCCGCCGAGTACGCCGAGCTGCGCAAACACAAGGGCATGACGCTGGAGCGGGCCCGCGAGACCGTCGCTGACATCTCGTATTTCGGCACCATGATGGTGTACAAGGGGATCGCCGACGGCATGGTCTCCGGCGCGGCGCACACCACGGCGCACACCATCCGGCCGTCGCTGGAGATCATCAAGACGGTGGAAGGGGTGTCCACGGTCTCCAGCGTGTTCCTGATGTGCTTGGCCGACCGGGTGCTCGCGTACGGCGACTGCGCGGTCGTGCCGGATCCGACGGCGCAACAGCTGGCCGATATCGCGATCTCCTCGGCGGCGACCGCCGGGCGCTTCGGCATCGAGCCCCGCGTGGCGATGCTGTCGTATTCGACCGGTGAATCGGGCAGCGGGGCCGACGTGGACAAAGTGCGGGTGGCGACCAAGCTGGCGCGGGAACGCGCGCCGGAATTGCCGGTGGAGGGGCCGATCCAATACGACGCCGCGATCGAACCGACCGTCGCCGACGCCAAGCTGCCCGATTCCGAGGTGGCGGGCCGCGCGACGGTGTTCGTGTTTCCCGATCTCAATACCGGCAACAACACCTATAAGGCGGTGCAGCGCAGCGCGGGCGCGATCGCGATCGGCCCGGTGCTGCAGGGCCTGCGCAAGCCGGTCAACGACCTGTCGCGGGGCGCGCTGGTGGCCGACATCGTCAACACCGTGGCGATCACCGCCATCCAGGCGCAGGAGAGCTGA
- a CDS encoding nitroreductase/quinone reductase family protein, with protein sequence MAEHFPDRQWGSRTNLFARAASRFAATKPGSRLVRALTPLDRAVLERTGAKYTVLGPIGAPVVLLTTIGRKSGRPRTQPLLYVHDGDTLYVIGSNFGQAHHPAWTANLLANPTATVAIAGERIQVTATPIQDPDKDAIFQRFVDITGAYAAYRTRTTRDLRIFALRRA encoded by the coding sequence ATGGCTGAGCATTTTCCGGATCGGCAGTGGGGTTCGCGCACCAATCTGTTCGCCCGCGCGGCAAGCAGATTCGCCGCGACCAAGCCCGGCTCCCGGCTCGTCCGCGCCCTCACCCCGCTGGACCGCGCGGTACTGGAGCGCACCGGCGCCAAGTACACCGTGCTCGGCCCGATCGGCGCGCCGGTCGTCCTGCTCACCACCATCGGCCGCAAATCCGGCCGACCGCGCACCCAGCCGCTGCTGTACGTGCACGACGGCGACACCCTCTACGTGATCGGCAGCAATTTCGGCCAGGCGCACCACCCCGCCTGGACCGCCAACCTCCTGGCGAACCCCACCGCGACGGTGGCGATCGCGGGCGAACGCATCCAGGTGACCGCCACCCCCATCCAAGACCCCGACAAAGACGCCATCTTCCAACGCTTCGTCGACATCACCGGCGCCTACGCCGCCTACCGCACCCGCACCACCCGCGACCTCCGCATCTTCGCCCTCCGCCGGGCATAG
- the fgd gene encoding glucose-6-phosphate dehydrogenase (coenzyme-F420) gives MSGLKLGYKASAEQFGPRELVEIAVLAEEHGLDSATVSDHFQPWRHKGGHAPFSLAWMAAVGERTQRIQLGTSVLTPTFRYNPAVIAQAFATMGCLYPDRVMLGVGTGEALNEIATGYTGEWPEFKERFARLRESVDLMRALWTGDRVDYDGEYYKTVGASIYDVPKGGIPIYIAAGGPLVARYAGRAGDGFICTSGKGMDLYTEKLLPAVAEGAAKAGRSVDTIDRMIEIKLSYDTDPELARENTRFWAPLSLTAEQKHSITDPIEMEAAADALPIEQIAKRWIVAGDPDQAVEQIKPYLDAGLNHLVFHAPGHDQRRFLDLFQRDLAPRLRALA, from the coding sequence ATGAGCGGACTCAAGCTCGGATACAAGGCATCGGCGGAGCAGTTCGGCCCCCGTGAACTCGTCGAGATCGCGGTGCTGGCCGAAGAACACGGCTTGGACAGCGCCACCGTGAGCGACCATTTCCAGCCCTGGCGGCACAAGGGCGGGCACGCGCCCTTCTCGCTGGCCTGGATGGCCGCGGTGGGCGAGCGCACCCAGCGCATCCAGCTCGGCACCTCGGTGCTCACCCCGACATTCCGCTACAACCCCGCGGTGATCGCGCAGGCGTTCGCCACCATGGGCTGCCTGTACCCGGATCGCGTCATGCTCGGTGTCGGCACCGGTGAGGCGCTCAACGAGATCGCCACCGGATACACCGGCGAGTGGCCGGAATTCAAGGAGCGTTTCGCGCGCCTGCGGGAATCGGTCGACCTGATGCGCGCCCTGTGGACCGGCGACCGCGTCGACTACGACGGCGAGTACTACAAGACCGTCGGCGCCTCCATCTACGACGTGCCCAAGGGCGGCATCCCGATCTACATCGCCGCGGGCGGCCCGCTGGTCGCGCGGTACGCCGGACGCGCGGGCGACGGCTTCATCTGCACCTCGGGCAAGGGCATGGACCTCTACACCGAGAAGTTGCTGCCCGCCGTCGCCGAGGGCGCGGCGAAGGCCGGGCGCAGCGTCGACACCATCGACCGGATGATCGAGATCAAGCTGTCCTACGACACCGATCCGGAGCTGGCCAGGGAGAACACCCGGTTCTGGGCGCCGCTCTCGCTCACCGCGGAGCAGAAGCACAGCATCACCGACCCGATCGAGATGGAGGCCGCCGCCGACGCGCTGCCCATCGAACAGATCGCCAAGCGCTGGATCGTCGCGGGCGACCCCGACCAGGCGGTCGAGCAGATCAAGCCCTACCTCGACGCCGGTCTCAACCACCTCGTGTTCCACGCCCCCGGCCACGACCAGCGCCGTTTCCTCGACCTCTTCCAGCGCGACCTCGCCCCCCGCCTCCGCGCCCTGGCCTGA
- a CDS encoding HAD-IIA family hydrolase — translation MARVTADDEPILSYLTDMDGVLVHEDHLIPGADKFLAELRANETPFLVLTNNSIRTPRDLQARLRHTGLDIPEEAIWTSALATATFLNEQRPNGTAYVVGESGLTTALHEIGYVLTDSDPDYVVLGETRTYSFEAITTAIRLVERGARFIATNPDPTGPSREGSLPATGSVAALITRATGRDPYYVGKPNPLMMRSALRRIGAHSQSTVMIGDRMDTDVISGLEAGMRTILVTSGISTRASYEAYPYRPTMVVDSVADLIGKTRSPFTE, via the coding sequence ATGGCCCGCGTGACCGCAGACGACGAGCCGATCCTGTCCTACCTGACCGATATGGACGGCGTGCTGGTGCACGAGGACCACCTCATCCCGGGCGCCGACAAGTTCCTCGCCGAACTGCGCGCCAACGAGACGCCGTTCCTGGTGCTGACGAACAACTCGATCCGAACCCCGCGTGACCTGCAGGCACGACTGCGGCACACCGGGCTCGACATCCCGGAAGAAGCGATCTGGACCTCGGCCCTGGCCACCGCCACCTTCCTCAACGAACAGCGTCCGAACGGCACCGCCTACGTGGTGGGCGAATCCGGGCTCACCACCGCGCTGCACGAGATCGGCTACGTGCTGACCGACAGCGATCCGGACTACGTCGTCCTCGGCGAGACCCGCACGTACTCCTTCGAAGCGATCACCACCGCGATCCGGCTGGTGGAGCGCGGCGCCCGTTTCATCGCGACCAACCCGGACCCGACCGGGCCGTCCCGCGAGGGTTCGCTGCCCGCGACCGGGTCGGTGGCCGCGCTGATCACCCGTGCCACCGGACGCGACCCGTACTACGTCGGCAAGCCGAACCCGCTGATGATGCGCTCCGCGCTGCGCCGCATCGGCGCGCATTCCCAGTCGACGGTGATGATCGGCGACCGGATGGACACCGATGTCATCTCGGGCTTGGAAGCGGGCATGCGCACCATCTTGGTCACCTCGGGCATCTCCACCCGCGCGTCGTACGAGGCCTACCCCTACCGCCCCACCATGGTGGTGGACTCCGTCGCCGACCTGATCGGGAAGACCAGGTCCCCGTTCACCGAATGA
- a CDS encoding MarR family winged helix-turn-helix transcriptional regulator — protein MTPEQELFAAAAITSFRLNGQFLAVAEELARPAGLTAAWWQVLGAVTRAPLPVAGIAREMGITRQSVQRIADLLVDKGLAEYRPNPAHRRAKLVAITDGGLAAVRRINPEHKVLAERLVDELGREHLARAVEALTALSAAIDAITTDGD, from the coding sequence ATGACCCCTGAACAGGAACTGTTCGCCGCGGCGGCGATCACCTCGTTCCGTTTGAACGGTCAGTTCCTCGCGGTGGCCGAGGAACTGGCGCGCCCGGCGGGCCTGACCGCCGCTTGGTGGCAGGTGCTGGGTGCGGTGACGCGCGCGCCGCTGCCCGTCGCGGGCATCGCCCGCGAGATGGGCATCACCCGCCAGAGCGTCCAGCGCATCGCGGATCTGCTGGTGGACAAGGGACTCGCCGAATACCGTCCCAATCCCGCCCACCGGCGCGCGAAACTCGTCGCGATCACCGACGGGGGCCTGGCCGCGGTACGCCGCATCAATCCAGAACACAAGGTGCTGGCCGAACGGCTCGTGGACGAGCTCGGCCGGGAGCACCTCGCGCGCGCGGTCGAGGCGCTCACCGCGCTGTCCGCCGCGATCGATGCGATCACCACGGACGGCGACTAG
- a CDS encoding type 1 glutamine amidotransferase family protein yields the protein MKTVHMAVYDTLADWEVGAATAHINKPSWHREPGTWRVRTVGPTAEPITTMGGLRIVPDVALADLTPADSAMLILPGAETWEGPELDPFTRKAREFVGAGVPVAAICGATFGLAKAGLLDTRKHTSNVAEFLAYSGYSGADHYVEAPAVTDGDVITASASAPFEFAREVLGRLGVYEPHVLDGWYRLFAHADPAGWAVLAEYDAQHA from the coding sequence ATGAAGACAGTGCACATGGCCGTTTACGACACGCTCGCCGATTGGGAGGTGGGCGCGGCCACCGCGCACATCAACAAGCCCAGCTGGCATCGGGAGCCGGGAACGTGGCGGGTGCGGACGGTCGGCCCGACCGCGGAGCCGATCACCACGATGGGTGGCCTGCGCATCGTGCCGGACGTCGCGCTCGCCGACCTCACGCCCGCGGACAGCGCGATGCTGATCCTGCCGGGCGCGGAGACCTGGGAGGGGCCGGAACTGGATCCGTTCACGCGCAAGGCGCGCGAATTCGTCGGCGCGGGCGTTCCGGTCGCCGCGATCTGCGGCGCGACCTTCGGGCTGGCCAAGGCGGGTCTGCTGGATACTCGCAAGCACACGAGCAACGTCGCGGAATTCCTCGCCTACAGCGGATATTCGGGTGCGGACCATTACGTCGAGGCCCCTGCCGTCACCGACGGCGACGTGATCACCGCCAGTGCGAGCGCGCCGTTCGAATTCGCGCGTGAGGTGCTCGGCAGGCTCGGCGTGTACGAGCCGCACGTGCTGGACGGCTGGTACCGATTGTTCGCGCACGCCGATCCGGCCGGCTGGGCGGTGCTCGCGGAGTACGACGCGCAGCACGCGTAA